Proteins encoded within one genomic window of Cellulomonas flavigena DSM 20109:
- a CDS encoding TROVE domain-containing protein, with product MDVLRTLGLRRTPQRERADTRQELNAAGGYAFVLDDVARLRRFLTLGVDGGTYYAAPRELARENAEVVGRMAHEDPETLVSTIVDVSVRGAAPRQNPALFALAYAASVPESAQLALAALPAVARTGTHLFLFAGYVEQFRGWGRGLRRAVGGWYTSKDVDAVAYQAVKYRQREGWSHRDLLRLSHPTTASPELRATFDWIVRGSVGDATPALVEGFVAAQTATDTATWVDLVRRHRLSWEMLPDAALGEVAVWDALLDVGVPQTALMRQLPRLTRLGMLPDLGGRTDEVVAQLVDPGRLRSARVHPVNVLVAQRTYASGRSARGAGEWLPSRKVTDALDAAFYVAFGAVEPSGKRTLLAVDVSGSMTAPISGMPITAREASAALALVQLATEPSASAVGFTTRRGVGWHDSALRPLAISPRQRLDDALRVVDAMPMSGTDCALPMVWATEHGTEVDTFVVYTDNETWAGKVHPHQALAEYRRRSGIDARLVVVGMTATGFSIADPSDAGMLDVVGFDGAVPSLVTEFARGL from the coding sequence ATGGACGTGCTGCGCACGCTCGGACTGCGGCGCACGCCGCAGCGCGAGCGCGCCGACACCCGCCAGGAGCTGAACGCCGCGGGTGGCTACGCGTTCGTGCTCGACGACGTCGCCCGGCTGCGGCGCTTCCTGACCCTCGGCGTGGACGGCGGTACGTACTACGCCGCGCCGCGCGAGCTGGCACGGGAGAACGCCGAGGTCGTCGGGCGGATGGCCCACGAGGACCCCGAGACGCTGGTCAGCACCATCGTCGACGTGTCCGTGCGTGGCGCCGCGCCGCGCCAGAACCCCGCGCTGTTCGCCCTGGCGTACGCCGCGTCGGTGCCGGAGTCGGCACAGCTCGCGCTCGCGGCGCTGCCGGCCGTCGCCCGGACGGGGACGCACCTGTTCCTGTTCGCCGGCTACGTCGAGCAGTTCCGCGGCTGGGGTCGGGGTCTGCGGCGCGCCGTCGGTGGCTGGTACACGTCCAAGGACGTCGACGCCGTCGCGTACCAGGCGGTCAAGTACCGGCAGCGTGAGGGCTGGTCGCACCGTGACCTGCTGCGTCTGTCCCACCCGACGACGGCCTCGCCGGAGCTGCGGGCGACGTTCGACTGGATCGTCCGCGGCTCGGTCGGGGACGCGACGCCGGCGCTCGTCGAGGGCTTCGTGGCGGCGCAGACCGCCACGGACACCGCGACGTGGGTCGACCTCGTCCGCCGGCACCGGCTGTCGTGGGAGATGCTCCCCGACGCGGCGCTGGGTGAGGTGGCGGTCTGGGACGCGCTGCTCGACGTGGGCGTGCCGCAGACGGCGCTCATGCGTCAGTTGCCCCGGCTCACGCGGCTCGGCATGCTCCCCGACCTCGGGGGCCGGACCGACGAGGTCGTCGCGCAGCTGGTCGACCCCGGCCGGCTGCGGTCGGCGCGCGTCCACCCGGTCAACGTGCTCGTGGCGCAGCGGACGTACGCCTCCGGGCGGTCGGCCCGCGGCGCCGGCGAGTGGTTGCCGAGCCGGAAGGTGACCGACGCCCTCGACGCCGCGTTCTACGTGGCGTTCGGGGCGGTCGAGCCGTCCGGGAAGCGCACGCTGCTCGCGGTCGACGTCTCCGGATCGATGACGGCGCCCATCTCGGGCATGCCGATCACCGCCCGCGAGGCGTCGGCGGCGCTGGCCCTGGTGCAGCTCGCGACGGAGCCGTCGGCGTCCGCCGTCGGGTTCACGACGCGGCGCGGCGTGGGTTGGCACGACAGCGCGCTGCGGCCGCTCGCGATCTCGCCGCGGCAGCGGCTCGACGACGCCCTGCGCGTGGTCGACGCGATGCCGATGTCCGGGACCGACTGCGCGCTGCCGATGGTGTGGGCGACCGAGCATGGCACCGAGGTCGACACGTTCGTGGTCTACACGGACAACGAGACCTGGGCCGGCAAGGTGCACCCGCACCAGGCGCTCGCGGAGTACCGGCGGCGGTCGGGGATCGACGCTCGGCTCGTGGTGGTCGGCATGACGGCGACGGGCTTCTCGATCGCCGACCCGTCGGACGCGGGGATGCTCGACGTCGTCGGGTTCGACGGCGCTGTGCCCTCGCTCGTCACGGAGTTCGCGCGTGGCCTCTAG
- a CDS encoding NUDIX hydrolase gives MDGRKRVAAIIVRDGSVLMVRERGRGPQGRHDGPEYWTLPGGGVLEETDLTCTSVRTAFDFPCPSGWTTVFRVDVDPASEPVLGTDHDLACDCPRMVGLDWIPLTQDLGDDTGLAVPVMLMRSP, from the coding sequence GTGGACGGGCGGAAGCGGGTGGCGGCGATCATCGTCCGCGACGGGTCGGTGCTGATGGTCCGGGAACGTGGGCGAGGGCCGCAGGGGCGACACGACGGCCCGGAGTACTGGACGCTGCCGGGGGGCGGGGTCCTCGAGGAGACCGACCTGACCTGCACGTCGGTCCGTACCGCGTTCGATTTCCCGTGCCCCTCAGGGTGGACGACTGTCTTCCGGGTGGACGTCGACCCCGCGAGCGAGCCGGTGCTCGGCACCGATCACGACCTCGCGTGCGACTGCCCAAGGATGGTCGGCCTCGACTGGATCCCGCTGACCCAGGACCTCGGCGACGACACAGGACTCGCCGTCCCGGTGATGCTCATGCGCTCGCCGTGA
- a CDS encoding HAD family hydrolase — translation MKSYVLFDHDGVLVDTEHWYWTAGERALADVGVVLDKAQYLSDMTRGLGTWAQARAAGVDEPTIDRLRVARDGYYQEYLRTQPIEIDGVVDVLAELSRHARLAIVTTSKRADFDLIHERRQIRAFMDFVLVREDYQRAKPDPEPYLAGLRRFGAERPDTLVVEDSARGLASAVAAGIDCAVVDNHFTRDGDFSGARYRIETLRELVDIVRGEIG, via the coding sequence GTGAAGAGCTACGTCCTCTTCGACCACGACGGCGTCCTCGTCGACACCGAGCACTGGTACTGGACGGCGGGCGAGCGTGCTCTGGCCGACGTCGGGGTGGTGCTGGACAAGGCGCAGTACCTGAGCGACATGACCCGAGGGCTGGGGACGTGGGCTCAGGCCCGGGCGGCGGGTGTCGACGAGCCGACCATCGACCGACTCCGCGTCGCGCGCGACGGCTACTACCAGGAGTACCTGCGCACGCAGCCCATCGAGATCGACGGCGTCGTCGACGTGCTCGCCGAGCTGTCGCGGCATGCGCGTCTGGCCATCGTGACGACTTCCAAGCGCGCGGACTTCGACCTCATCCACGAGAGGCGGCAGATCCGCGCGTTCATGGACTTCGTCCTCGTCCGTGAGGACTACCAGCGCGCCAAGCCCGACCCGGAGCCGTACCTTGCCGGCCTGCGGCGCTTCGGCGCCGAACGACCGGACACCCTGGTCGTGGAGGACTCGGCCCGCGGGCTGGCGTCCGCGGTGGCGGCCGGCATCGATTGCGCAGTCGTGGACAACCACTTCACACGTGACGGTGACTTCTCGGGGGCGCGGTACCGGATCGAGACGCTAAGAGAGCTCGTCGACATCGTCCGGGGAGAAATCGGCTGA
- a CDS encoding nucleotidyltransferase domain-containing protein — MSDGPDAPPPRPLPPQEFARWYGAWEPLDPSSIAEFMDGFDRPWWIIGGWSIEAFTGVAREHQDMDVSILSSDAESFRLFLGDRYTPWNMDRSRLRPFDDRFRDVRPDSSLWIREHSRAPWILDVPFTPDTDGRWTNKRRPVHTAPLDDVTWVAPDGLRYLQPEIALMMKSRLAREKDRIDAAVTLPLLDLVQRRRLREYLEDVSPQHRWLEDL; from the coding sequence ATGAGTGACGGTCCCGACGCCCCGCCCCCACGCCCACTTCCGCCACAGGAGTTCGCCCGCTGGTATGGCGCGTGGGAGCCGCTCGACCCGAGCTCGATCGCCGAGTTCATGGACGGCTTCGACCGGCCGTGGTGGATCATCGGGGGCTGGTCCATCGAGGCGTTCACCGGGGTTGCTCGGGAGCACCAGGACATGGATGTCTCGATCCTGTCCAGCGATGCCGAGTCGTTCCGGCTGTTCCTCGGTGACCGCTACACCCCCTGGAACATGGACCGCAGCAGGCTGCGGCCCTTCGACGACCGGTTCCGGGACGTGCGGCCGGACAGCTCGCTGTGGATCCGGGAGCACTCCCGCGCGCCGTGGATCCTCGATGTGCCGTTCACGCCCGACACCGACGGCAGGTGGACCAACAAGCGTCGACCGGTCCACACGGCACCCCTGGACGATGTGACGTGGGTGGCCCCCGACGGGCTGCGCTACCTCCAGCCGGAGATCGCCCTGATGATGAAGTCGCGGCTGGCTCGGGAAAAGGACCGGATCGACGCCGCCGTCACGCTCCCGCTGCTAGATCTCGTGCAGCGACGTCGACTGCGGGAGTACCTCGAGGACGTGTCCCCGCAGCACCGCTGGCTCGAGGACCTCTGA
- a CDS encoding inositol monophosphatase family protein has translation MQTDITDAEVALRAAIAGSLVVERAFGRDARRVPKHGDDFATEVDLRAEEAIREVLREHRPGDGVLGEELEPHDGDGWRTWLVDPLCGTRNFASMTGPFSVNVALREGEDVRVAALAEPLARRVLWTDGADAYERREGRTVHVRPSAASRIVEVNADGAADDIGPRLVSDVRVRSWMSPRVSASTLVLGWVAAGQRAAYVSDGDLRHSVHFAAGIALCRAAGCVIGDLSGGDVHTGDGLLIAADHETWRQLSNHVARHRVPI, from the coding sequence ATGCAGACCGACATCACCGACGCCGAGGTGGCGCTCCGCGCGGCCATAGCGGGATCGCTGGTCGTGGAGCGGGCTTTCGGTCGTGACGCACGGCGCGTCCCGAAGCACGGGGACGACTTCGCGACCGAGGTCGATCTCCGCGCGGAGGAAGCCATCCGCGAGGTGCTCCGCGAGCACCGCCCCGGGGACGGGGTGCTCGGCGAGGAGCTCGAGCCACACGATGGGGACGGCTGGAGGACGTGGCTCGTCGACCCGCTCTGCGGGACACGCAACTTCGCCTCCATGACAGGCCCGTTCAGCGTCAACGTCGCCCTGCGGGAGGGTGAGGACGTCCGCGTCGCCGCCCTGGCGGAGCCGCTCGCGCGGCGCGTCCTCTGGACCGACGGGGCCGACGCCTACGAGCGGCGTGAGGGCCGCACCGTCCACGTGCGACCGTCCGCGGCGTCCAGGATCGTCGAGGTGAACGCGGACGGCGCGGCGGACGACATCGGACCTCGCTTGGTCTCCGACGTGCGCGTCCGGTCGTGGATGAGTCCCCGGGTGAGCGCGTCGACGTTGGTCCTCGGCTGGGTCGCCGCCGGTCAGCGGGCCGCCTACGTCTCGGACGGGGACCTCCGGCACTCCGTCCACTTCGCGGCGGGGATCGCACTGTGCCGAGCTGCCGGCTGCGTGATCGGCGACCTGTCTGGCGGCGACGTGCACACGGGCGACGGGCTCCTGATCGCGGCCGACCACGAGACCTGGCGCCAGCTGTCCAACCACGTGGCGCGGCACCGCGTCCCGATCTGA
- a CDS encoding aldo/keto reductase, whose translation MTHLELGPVVLGGNVFGWTADQATSFAVLDAFVESGGRSIDTADSYSVWVAGHRGGESESIIGEWLVARANRDDIELHTKVCNHPGRRGLRAGNIAAAVDDSLRRLRTDRIDLYYAHDDDPSVPQEEYVAALDALVRAGKVREVGASNFSAERFAGAVELARREGLTPFTVSQDHWNLVERDIESTLLPTLVERGVVELPYAGLAGGFLTGKHRPGTADPSPRADAARVYLDRPGSTALLSTLDELALAHGVSPAVVALAWLRTRPAVGAPIASARLPEQVPPLVASATLELDTDVLERLDAVSAATSKDPQPQL comes from the coding sequence ATGACGCATCTGGAGCTTGGGCCGGTGGTCCTGGGCGGGAACGTCTTCGGCTGGACCGCCGACCAGGCGACGAGCTTCGCCGTCCTCGACGCCTTCGTCGAGTCCGGGGGGCGGTCGATCGACACCGCTGACTCGTACTCGGTGTGGGTTGCCGGTCACCGCGGAGGCGAGTCCGAGTCGATCATCGGCGAGTGGCTGGTAGCTCGAGCGAATCGCGATGATATCGAGCTGCACACGAAGGTCTGCAACCATCCCGGGCGGCGCGGGCTCCGCGCGGGCAACATCGCGGCCGCGGTTGACGACTCGCTGCGGCGCCTCCGCACCGACCGGATCGATCTCTACTACGCGCACGACGACGATCCCAGCGTGCCGCAAGAGGAGTACGTGGCGGCGCTCGACGCCCTCGTCCGGGCGGGCAAGGTCCGCGAGGTCGGCGCCTCCAACTTCTCGGCCGAGCGGTTCGCCGGGGCCGTCGAGCTGGCGCGCCGGGAGGGCCTGACGCCGTTCACGGTCTCCCAGGACCACTGGAACCTTGTCGAGCGGGACATCGAGAGCACCCTGCTGCCGACCCTCGTGGAACGCGGCGTCGTCGAGCTTCCGTACGCTGGGCTCGCCGGTGGGTTCCTCACCGGTAAGCACCGGCCTGGCACGGCCGATCCCTCACCGCGGGCGGACGCCGCGAGGGTGTACCTCGACAGACCCGGCTCGACCGCTCTCCTGTCGACGCTCGATGAGCTCGCGCTCGCCCACGGCGTGTCCCCGGCGGTCGTCGCGCTCGCGTGGCTACGGACACGTCCGGCCGTGGGTGCGCCCATTGCGAGTGCGCGCCTCCCCGAGCAGGTGCCGCCCCTGGTCGCGTCTGCGACGCTCGAGCTCGACACGGACGTTCTCGAGCGCCTCGATGCCGTGTCGGCGGCGACGTCAAAGGACCCGCAGCCGCAGCTTTGA
- a CDS encoding IS3 family transposase (programmed frameshift), protein MPRPYPKEFRDDVVAVARRGDAPIKQVAADFGIAESCLRNWLRDADVEDGNRPGVSRTESAELREAHRRIRLLEQENEVLRRAAAYLSQAHLPKRLYPLVSELAADGVPVAVTCRVLKLARQPYYRWLATPVTQRELDEAHLANVLFDAHRDDPEFGYRLLADEAARAGHRACDRRVWRICSGNGWWSAFGKKRTKGGKKAGPPAHDDLVLRRFRADAPNRLWLWDITEHPTAEGRVYLCAIKDVFSNRIVGYSINDRMTSQIAVNALVSAAQRRQDVAGCVVHSDRGSQFRSRKVARVLARHGLVGSMGQVASAGDNAAMESFFSLLQNNVLNRRRWTTRDELRLAIITWIERTYHRRRRQHRLGRLTPIEFETIMTTQVALAA, encoded by the exons GTGCCCAGGCCCTATCCGAAGGAGTTCCGCGACGACGTCGTGGCCGTGGCTCGCCGCGGGGATGCTCCGATCAAGCAGGTCGCAGCCGACTTCGGGATCGCCGAGTCATGCCTGCGCAACTGGCTGCGTGACGCCGACGTCGAAGACGGCAACCGGCCCGGCGTGAGCCGGACCGAGTCGGCCGAGCTGCGTGAGGCGCACCGGCGAATCCGGCTGCTGGAGCAGGAGAACGAGGTGCTGCGTCGAGCGGCGGCGTACTTGTCGCAGGCGCATCTGCCG AAAAGGCTCTACCCGCTCGTGAGCGAGCTCGCCGCCGACGGGGTGCCCGTCGCGGTGACGTGCCGGGTCCTCAAGCTCGCCAGACAGCCCTACTACCGGTGGCTCGCCACGCCCGTCACGCAGCGCGAGCTCGACGAGGCGCACCTGGCGAACGTCCTGTTCGACGCCCACCGGGACGATCCGGAGTTCGGTTACCGGCTGCTGGCCGACGAGGCCGCTCGCGCCGGGCATCGGGCGTGTGACCGGCGGGTGTGGCGGATCTGCTCGGGCAACGGCTGGTGGTCGGCGTTCGGCAAGAAGCGCACGAAGGGCGGCAAGAAGGCCGGGCCGCCGGCCCACGACGACCTCGTCCTGCGCCGGTTCCGCGCCGATGCGCCGAACCGGTTGTGGTTGTGGGACATCACCGAGCACCCCACGGCCGAGGGCAGGGTCTACCTCTGCGCGATCAAGGACGTGTTCTCCAACCGGATCGTCGGGTACTCGATCAACGACCGGATGACGTCCCAGATCGCCGTGAACGCGCTGGTCAGCGCTGCGCAGAGACGCCAGGACGTCGCCGGGTGCGTGGTGCATTCGGACAGGGGCAGCCAGTTTCGAAGCCGGAAGGTGGCCCGCGTCCTGGCTCGTCACGGCCTGGTCGGGTCGATGGGCCAGGTCGCCTCCGCCGGCGACAACGCCGCCATGGAGAGCTTCTTCTCCCTGCTCCAGAACAACGTCCTCAACCGCCGCCGCTGGACCACCCGCGACGAGCTCCGCCTGGCGATCATCACCTGGATCGAAAGGACCTACCACCGCCGCCGACGCCAGCACCGACTCGGACGGCTGACACCGATCGAGTTCGAGACCATCATGACCACTCAGGTCGCACTCGCCGCCTGA
- a CDS encoding AlbA family DNA-binding domain-containing protein: protein MPPFAVDGAVDEEKLHELLAVATELDELDYKATLDLSKGADRKHRVEFVKDVAALSSLPHGGYLVVGVNGKGQPAHDQPAIEPAHFDTATLTDIVTSEVDGRVTIRAAVHRIDDRDVALVYVGSTQDGYPVVCKKTGEYSLPSGKQCVVYRRGDTFTRGGTQSRRIEHRDWPAVLLNLRARARAEAATETQEVIARLAEQFRREPGEQPVVIDVAMSPEDFEAAVVDALERKQTAAVRRAVDSARVLVASAWTDVDRARDVQRGLDRLCSVAGVALGNDDLQLFEVVIKALYRVYKGALMMAHETYPSQAHPKEAALLWREIAARLLTILGAAVRAERWAFVRPLVLKSIGTTYSYATWLRHAVTEASRANLLVSQTGEPARGALVRFAREAVQGIPALCNDVDAVPFDFDEPPASHDELLDSICQGDFLWCVIVHAATTAADSTDGRQHFYPSCSGLYAHRTAPIAEVLATDEVARRDGVGQPDPIVARAIRTVDEAARVAEQSWDWTIRTDVVKRFLAANPGPST, encoded by the coding sequence ATGCCGCCGTTCGCGGTCGACGGAGCGGTCGACGAGGAGAAGCTGCACGAGCTGTTGGCCGTGGCCACCGAGCTCGACGAGCTGGACTACAAGGCGACACTTGACCTGTCCAAGGGTGCGGACCGCAAGCACCGCGTCGAGTTCGTCAAGGACGTCGCGGCGCTGTCGTCGCTGCCTCACGGCGGGTACCTCGTGGTCGGCGTGAACGGCAAAGGGCAGCCGGCGCACGATCAGCCGGCTATCGAACCGGCGCACTTCGACACCGCGACCTTGACGGACATCGTGACCAGCGAGGTAGACGGTCGCGTGACGATCCGGGCGGCAGTGCACCGCATCGACGACCGTGACGTCGCACTCGTGTACGTCGGGTCGACCCAAGATGGGTACCCGGTGGTGTGCAAGAAGACCGGCGAGTACTCACTTCCGAGCGGGAAGCAGTGCGTCGTCTACCGGCGCGGCGACACATTCACTCGGGGTGGCACGCAGAGCCGCCGGATCGAGCACCGCGACTGGCCGGCTGTCCTGTTGAACCTTCGAGCTCGAGCGCGCGCTGAGGCTGCGACCGAGACGCAGGAAGTCATCGCACGGTTGGCGGAGCAGTTCCGTCGGGAGCCGGGGGAGCAGCCGGTCGTGATCGATGTGGCGATGAGCCCTGAAGACTTCGAGGCGGCCGTGGTCGATGCGCTCGAGCGCAAGCAGACCGCTGCGGTGCGAAGGGCGGTGGACAGCGCTCGGGTGTTGGTCGCGAGCGCTTGGACCGACGTGGATCGTGCCCGTGACGTCCAGCGAGGGCTGGATCGGCTGTGCTCCGTGGCTGGAGTCGCGCTCGGGAACGATGATCTCCAGCTGTTCGAGGTTGTGATCAAGGCCTTGTATCGGGTCTACAAGGGGGCGCTGATGATGGCCCACGAGACGTACCCGAGCCAGGCGCACCCGAAGGAGGCTGCCCTGCTCTGGCGGGAGATCGCTGCGCGACTTCTGACCATTCTGGGTGCTGCCGTTCGCGCGGAGCGATGGGCGTTCGTGCGCCCGCTCGTCCTCAAGAGCATCGGCACGACGTACTCGTACGCGACATGGCTTCGGCACGCCGTCACCGAGGCGTCGAGGGCGAACCTCCTCGTCAGTCAGACGGGTGAGCCGGCGAGGGGTGCGCTCGTGCGGTTCGCACGCGAAGCGGTGCAGGGCATTCCAGCCCTGTGCAACGACGTCGATGCGGTCCCGTTCGACTTCGACGAGCCCCCGGCCAGTCACGACGAACTGCTCGACAGCATCTGCCAGGGGGACTTCCTGTGGTGTGTGATCGTCCACGCAGCAACGACGGCGGCGGACTCCACGGACGGCCGACAGCACTTCTACCCGAGCTGCTCTGGGCTCTACGCCCACCGAACCGCGCCGATCGCCGAGGTTCTGGCCACCGATGAGGTT